Proteins encoded together in one Ignavibacteria bacterium window:
- a CDS encoding porin, with protein sequence MKILILFVFAFIPALAFPQNDSNNSILHDIKFHVLVDSYYAVDLNSSNDSASKIRDFSSNSMYHDEFRLNIALLMLDYDSPHVFSSVAFQFGDIPFILTPLNKQFIKYIKRAYFGYKFNKQTSLRVGYMSNYIGLESSIPEYNFLSTTSVGGYFQPSSFIGVQLQHDFSEKFSASVYYYNAYHIVSKNNDNKSIGVSMTYTPFKNLTFFYGNAFGNEADFEFQNQWLFYNDLVLSYSFGKFDFVGFFDFALSTNSDNEDSSKTAFMNSGMLQLRYNLHPKLNLTLRGEWFHDPNAIISDGAGDSGDFLNLVGAAFGFTFKPIDNFYIKAEYDFLASDQSLFSLNSKHRNSLVFCSGIVF encoded by the coding sequence ATGAAAATACTTATCTTATTTGTGTTTGCTTTTATTCCGGCGCTTGCTTTTCCGCAAAACGATTCAAATAATTCTATTCTTCACGATATTAAATTTCATGTACTCGTTGATTCTTACTATGCGGTTGACCTTAACAGTTCTAACGATTCTGCTTCTAAAATCAGAGATTTTAGCTCTAATAGTATGTATCATGATGAGTTTCGTCTTAACATTGCTTTACTTATGCTTGATTATGACAGCCCCCATGTTTTTTCTTCGGTCGCTTTTCAGTTCGGAGATATTCCGTTCATTCTAACACCGCTTAATAAACAGTTTATTAAATATATCAAACGTGCTTACTTCGGTTATAAATTTAATAAGCAGACTTCTTTAAGAGTTGGGTATATGTCCAATTACATCGGCCTTGAATCTTCCATACCCGAATACAACTTTCTATCTACAACCTCTGTTGGCGGCTATTTTCAGCCCTCCAGTTTTATCGGTGTGCAGCTTCAGCACGACTTTTCAGAAAAATTTTCAGCAAGCGTTTACTACTACAATGCATACCATATTGTTTCAAAAAACAATGACAATAAATCAATAGGTGTGTCAATGACTTACACACCTTTTAAAAATTTGACTTTCTTTTACGGAAATGCTTTTGGAAATGAAGCGGATTTCGAATTTCAGAATCAATGGTTGTTCTATAACGACTTAGTCCTTTCATATTCTTTTGGTAAGTTTGACTTCGTAGGCTTCTTTGATTTTGCACTTTCGACTAATTCCGATAATGAGGATTCTTCAAAAACTGCATTCATGAATTCTGGTATGCTTCAGCTGAGGTATAACCTCCACCCGAAACTAAACTTAACACTTCGCGGTGAGTGGTTTCATGACCCTAATGCCATTATTTCAGACGGTGCAGGCGATAGCGGCGATTTTCTTAATCTCGTAGGAGCCGCATTCGGTTTTACTTTCAAACCGATAGATAATTTCTACATTAAAGCAGAATACGATTTTCTCGCTTCCGACCAAAGCCTTTTCTCATTAAACTCTAAACATAGAAATAGTCTGGTCTTTTGCTCGGGTATTGTATTCTAA
- a CDS encoding prenyltransferase translates to MEQNMQAPKGFKLFMMAIRAFAFPASVIPVLYGSILSVLLMPETNFNFLYFALTLIGAMSVHVGSNIINDIYDYKKGIDKEDPEIGIPHGGSMVISKGFVSVEKMKVIAFSSLLLSGIIGIYLWLMIGPWILYLMIFGLFAAIYYTANPFALKYKALGDLMVFLTFGVGMTLGAYIVQTGHFDWRPVVLSSPIGLLIIAILHTNNIRDMKFDGAFGVKTIPIIIGQKMSIYMYDVLIIGAYASIILFVLFGLLPWPALLNLITLPTALKLVKMLKTIPDENIPRWEVGTKLNIMTAQFNMQFGLMLNLGLLIAFLYTLFM, encoded by the coding sequence ATGGAACAAAATATGCAAGCCCCAAAGGGGTTTAAACTATTTATGATGGCAATACGTGCCTTTGCCTTTCCTGCGTCGGTAATACCTGTATTGTACGGTTCAATACTTTCGGTACTGCTGATGCCAGAGACAAACTTCAACTTTTTGTATTTTGCTTTGACGCTAATAGGGGCGATGTCGGTGCATGTAGGTTCAAACATAATAAACGATATTTACGACTACAAAAAAGGCATCGACAAAGAAGATCCCGAAATAGGTATTCCGCACGGCGGTTCGATGGTAATTTCAAAGGGATTTGTATCGGTAGAAAAAATGAAGGTGATAGCTTTTAGTTCGCTTTTACTATCGGGGATAATAGGAATATATTTATGGCTGATGATAGGTCCATGGATACTATACCTGATGATATTCGGACTTTTCGCGGCGATATATTATACGGCTAATCCTTTTGCATTGAAGTATAAAGCGCTGGGTGATTTAATGGTATTTCTTACATTTGGAGTCGGTATGACGCTTGGTGCATACATAGTACAGACAGGGCATTTCGACTGGAGGCCTGTAGTACTTTCATCTCCTATAGGTCTGCTGATAATCGCGATACTACATACAAACAACATCCGCGATATGAAGTTTGACGGGGCTTTCGGCGTGAAGACGATTCCGATAATCATAGGGCAGAAGATGTCTATTTACATGTATGATGTATTAATAATTGGTGCATACGCTTCGATAATACTTTTTGTATTGTTTGGACTGCTTCCATGGCCTGCGTTATTAAATTTGATAACGCTACCTACGGCATTAAAGCTTGTTAAGATGCTGAAGACAATACCGGACGAAAACATACCCCGCTGGGAAGTAGGGACAAAGTTGAATATAATGACGGCACAATTCAATATGCAATTTGGATTGATGCTGAATCTTGGATTACTGATTGCGTTTTTATATACGCTGTTTATGTAG
- a CDS encoding type II CAAX endopeptidase family protein, producing MKYLIYIVLAAVLWFVMFVLKPFNFWVMMAFSTSLLSVISYLHYKDQFRKEYFNFNEIAIGIGSAALLYLIFFFGRYVLDTFGIIPDHANNINSVYANKEQLPEWVVAMLLFFPIGFGEEYFWRGYIQRHLAEKHGKWIALIITVVFYTAVHIPTGNPILLLASFLVGVYWGLIFIWRGNILAAALSHMLWDPFIFVIFPMN from the coding sequence TTGAAGTACTTGATATATATTGTATTGGCGGCAGTATTATGGTTTGTGATGTTTGTATTGAAGCCGTTCAATTTCTGGGTAATGATGGCATTTTCGACGTCACTTCTTTCGGTGATTTCCTACCTGCATTATAAAGATCAGTTCAGGAAAGAGTATTTTAATTTTAATGAAATAGCGATAGGCATAGGAAGTGCGGCGCTGCTATACTTAATATTCTTTTTCGGAAGGTATGTGCTTGATACATTCGGTATAATTCCGGACCATGCGAATAACATAAACAGTGTTTATGCGAATAAAGAGCAACTGCCGGAGTGGGTTGTGGCGATGCTGTTGTTTTTTCCTATAGGTTTTGGAGAGGAGTATTTCTGGCGGGGGTATATACAGAGGCATTTAGCTGAGAAGCACGGAAAGTGGATTGCGTTAATAATAACTGTAGTATTTTACACTGCGGTACACATACCGACGGGAAATCCGATACTTTTACTTGCTTCATTTTTAGTAGGTGTTTACTGGGGGCTGATATTTATATGGCGAGGCAATATATTGGCAGCGGCGCTTTCGCACATGCTTTGGGACCCGTTTATTTTTGTGATATTCCCAATGAATTAA
- a CDS encoding ABC transporter ATP-binding protein, with the protein MIKLENVSKGYYEGKMFHKILSEVNLDINKGEIIILYGKSGSGKSTLLNLLGGIDLPDKGSIYFEGMNLTALSEKERTLFRRKRIGFIFQFFNLIPTLTVSENLKLPLELNSISFERVKEILEEVGLADRVDAYPDILSGGEQQRVAIARALIHNPDFILADEPTGNLDFDTSKQIIDLIDRIVKQQGKTMIMATHSKEVMGLADRVLTLKDGKFEEM; encoded by the coding sequence ATGATAAAACTTGAGAACGTAAGTAAAGGATACTACGAAGGAAAGATGTTCCACAAAATCCTCTCTGAAGTAAACCTTGATATTAACAAAGGTGAAATAATAATTTTATACGGTAAAAGCGGTTCGGGAAAGTCAACGCTGCTGAATCTGCTCGGGGGTATAGACCTGCCTGATAAGGGAAGCATTTATTTTGAAGGTATGAATCTGACAGCACTGAGTGAAAAGGAAAGAACACTTTTTAGGAGGAAAAGAATAGGGTTTATATTTCAGTTTTTTAATCTTATACCAACACTTACGGTTTCTGAAAATCTAAAGCTGCCGCTGGAACTCAACTCAATTTCTTTTGAAAGAGTGAAAGAAATTCTGGAAGAGGTCGGACTTGCGGACAGGGTAGATGCGTATCCCGATATACTGTCGGGAGGCGAGCAGCAGCGCGTGGCAATTGCAAGGGCCCTGATACACAATCCTGATTTCATACTTGCAGACGAGCCGACGGGGAATTTAGACTTTGATACTAGTAAACAAATAATTGATTTAATAGACAGGATAGTAAAGCAACAGGGAAAGACAATGATAATGGCGACACACAGCAAAGAGGTTATGGGACTTGCCGACAGGGTGTTAACGCTTAAGGATGGAAAGTTTGAGGAAATGTAA
- a CDS encoding FtsX-like permease family protein has translation MKIIHKSSLRYIFKHKLQFGLSILGIAIGVAIIAAIDIANISTSKAFNMSLNAVTGKATHRIISTSGSIPDSLYNYLRIEKGLKNIAPVVEDNIIVGDSTRKTFVLLGLDLFAEKPFRDYLSESSTELKGGLKDFMVTQNGVVLSEENARVLRKRAGDTIDASVRGKKMKVVVAGLISNYGNPSQLENLIITDIATAQEMTRKFGFIDAIDVITDKEMTEEFVKNLLPQGFELQRSSARSDIAEQMLSAFNVNLNALSMLALIVGVFLIHNTMTFSVVQRKKVLGIYRSLGVTENEIYRLIIGEVFLIGMIGTMLGFLLAIVISKNLLVLISRTINDLYFVVSVTEIEITWFIILKTLVVGIAASIISALKPAREASQSKPGVTMARSGQEVRLVSKVYRFAVYGILWGLAGVLILSLPSRNVWLSYGGVLPIIIGFALLTPLSIKIADKILTPLSGKIFGITGRISSRSIIQNISRTNTAIFSLSIAVAATVGVGTMISSFRSTVVTWLENGLKADLYVSPPTLISNSNEAYIPYYIKDSIMNMAEVKNINYYSEFKLFQDGDVINILASGFTDPNAKDFRLKSEDENVNERFRNGEVLLTEPYAYKNNLSTGDTIKLKTDEGYRNFRVAGIYYDYSSDKGFVSIEYFVFQKYWKSTGLSGMAVFIKDGVDADAVRNRVNSFAGKDVELIIRSNKFLRESSIQIFDRTFIVANVLQLLAVIVAFVGVLSSLMALQLERNKEMGVLRAVGLLPFQLFKISTLQSILMGIISGLLALPLGALLAYILVFIINKRSFGWTMQLSLEVGVLIEALILSVAAAVLAGLYPGFRISKISPSAALREE, from the coding sequence ATGAAAATTATACATAAGTCAAGCTTGCGGTACATCTTCAAACACAAACTTCAGTTCGGGCTTTCAATACTGGGAATTGCGATAGGTGTTGCTATTATTGCGGCGATAGATATAGCAAATATAAGCACATCGAAAGCTTTTAACATGTCGCTGAATGCCGTTACGGGAAAGGCAACTCACAGAATAATTTCAACTTCGGGAAGCATACCGGATTCACTTTATAATTATTTAAGGATAGAAAAGGGGCTTAAGAATATCGCCCCAGTTGTTGAGGACAATATTATTGTAGGAGACAGCACGAGGAAGACATTTGTGCTGCTGGGGCTTGATCTTTTTGCAGAGAAACCGTTTAGAGATTATCTCTCGGAATCGAGCACGGAGCTGAAAGGCGGCTTGAAAGATTTTATGGTGACGCAGAATGGAGTAGTTCTTTCGGAGGAGAATGCAAGAGTTTTAAGGAAGCGGGCGGGAGATACGATAGATGCAAGCGTAAGAGGAAAAAAAATGAAGGTTGTGGTTGCGGGATTGATAAGCAATTACGGGAATCCTTCTCAATTAGAAAATTTAATCATTACTGATATTGCAACCGCGCAGGAGATGACGAGGAAGTTTGGGTTTATAGATGCGATTGATGTAATTACTGATAAAGAAATGACTGAGGAATTTGTGAAGAACTTACTACCCCAAGGATTTGAATTGCAGAGGTCCTCGGCGAGGTCAGATATTGCGGAACAGATGCTTAGTGCTTTTAATGTGAACCTTAATGCACTGAGCATGTTGGCTTTGATTGTAGGGGTGTTTTTGATTCACAACACGATGACGTTTTCGGTAGTACAAAGGAAGAAGGTCCTTGGAATATACCGTTCGCTTGGGGTTACGGAGAATGAGATTTACAGACTGATAATAGGCGAAGTGTTTTTAATAGGGATGATTGGAACGATGCTGGGATTTTTGCTTGCGATAGTGATTTCAAAGAATCTGCTTGTATTGATAAGCAGGACGATAAACGATTTATATTTTGTTGTATCGGTTACTGAGATTGAGATTACATGGTTTATAATACTCAAGACTCTGGTAGTCGGGATTGCAGCATCGATAATTTCAGCACTTAAGCCGGCAAGAGAGGCGTCGCAATCGAAGCCGGGTGTAACAATGGCAAGGTCCGGGCAGGAAGTCCGGTTGGTATCTAAGGTTTACCGTTTTGCGGTCTATGGAATATTATGGGGGCTGGCAGGGGTGCTGATACTTTCGCTACCATCAAGGAACGTATGGCTGAGTTACGGCGGTGTACTACCGATAATAATAGGATTTGCACTTCTTACACCTCTTTCGATAAAGATAGCCGACAAAATACTGACTCCCCTTTCGGGAAAGATATTCGGGATAACAGGGAGGATATCTTCGAGGAGCATAATACAGAACATAAGCAGGACTAACACAGCAATATTTTCATTAAGCATAGCGGTAGCGGCGACAGTGGGAGTCGGGACGATGATAAGCAGTTTCAGGTCAACGGTTGTAACATGGCTTGAGAACGGGCTTAAGGCGGATTTATACGTATCACCGCCGACATTAATATCAAACAGCAATGAGGCATACATTCCATATTACATTAAGGACAGTATTATGAATATGGCTGAGGTTAAGAATATAAACTATTACAGCGAGTTTAAACTGTTTCAGGATGGAGATGTGATAAATATTCTTGCATCAGGTTTTACAGACCCTAATGCAAAAGACTTCAGACTGAAGAGCGAGGATGAGAACGTGAATGAAAGGTTCAGGAACGGAGAAGTTTTACTGACAGAGCCGTATGCTTACAAGAATAATCTTTCGACGGGAGATACGATAAAACTTAAAACAGATGAGGGGTACAGAAATTTCAGGGTTGCGGGGATTTATTATGACTATTCATCGGACAAGGGTTTTGTGAGTATAGAATACTTTGTGTTTCAGAAATACTGGAAGAGCACGGGGCTTTCGGGGATGGCTGTGTTTATAAAAGACGGGGTTGATGCTGATGCGGTTAGAAACAGAGTAAATTCGTTTGCCGGGAAGGACGTGGAACTGATAATAAGAAGCAATAAATTTTTAAGGGAATCTTCGATACAGATATTTGACAGGACGTTTATAGTTGCGAATGTGTTGCAGCTGCTTGCGGTGATTGTGGCGTTTGTGGGTGTGCTGAGTTCACTTATGGCGCTACAGCTGGAGCGGAACAAGGAGATGGGCGTGCTAAGGGCTGTGGGATTACTTCCATTTCAATTATTTAAAATCTCGACTTTGCAATCTATACTGATGGGGATTATATCCGGATTGCTGGCATTACCGCTGGGTGCATTGCTGGCGTACATACTTGTGTTTATAATAAACAAGAGGTCGTTCGGGTGGACGATGCAGTTATCGCTTGAGGTAGGAGTACTTATAGAGGCGCTTATACTTTCTGTAGCAGCGGCAGTGCTTGCGGGGCTTTATCCAGGGTTCAGGATTTCAAAGATATCGCCTTCTGCGGCATTGAGGGAGGAATAG
- a CDS encoding lipocalin-like domain-containing protein — MRILIIIILSLTLYSCSDGTKKYEGKQQSVASAMGSADTAGFEKAMKEKKFEFPKDNGAHPTFRTEWWYFTGNLTSKEGKRFGYQFTIFRNAIAPLMSDSASKWRSNQIYMGHFAVTDIDNNKFYYFERFSRDGNRLAGAEANPLRVWIEDWEVKETEMGKYEFPNVRLIAKDKDINLDLELSLLKPMVLQGQNGLSQKSKEAGNASYYYSATRIETKGSIKIEGKNNEVEGSSWLDREWSTSALADYQKGWDWFSLQLDNNVEIMYYQLRNKDGSVDETSKGSIVFPDGKKENIKANEVELKVIDEWKNAEGKVYPSGWTLKIPSRDISLTIRPAIKNQELNVTVKYWEGSVIIEGTYLKEKITGRGYTELTGYED, encoded by the coding sequence ATGAGAATTTTAATTATTATAATATTGAGTTTAACGCTTTACTCCTGCTCTGACGGAACAAAGAAGTATGAAGGCAAGCAACAAAGCGTTGCAAGCGCTATGGGTTCGGCTGATACAGCGGGATTTGAGAAAGCGATGAAGGAAAAGAAATTTGAATTTCCAAAGGACAATGGTGCGCATCCGACATTCAGAACTGAATGGTGGTACTTCACGGGAAACCTTACATCAAAGGAAGGAAAGAGATTCGGGTATCAGTTTACGATATTCAGGAATGCAATAGCTCCATTGATGTCAGATAGTGCTTCAAAGTGGAGGTCGAATCAGATATATATGGGGCACTTTGCGGTGACGGATATTGACAATAATAAATTCTACTATTTTGAAAGGTTCAGCAGAGATGGGAACAGGCTTGCGGGTGCAGAGGCAAATCCTTTAAGGGTTTGGATTGAGGACTGGGAGGTGAAAGAAACAGAGATGGGAAAGTATGAATTTCCAAACGTAAGACTTATTGCAAAGGATAAAGATATTAATCTGGACTTAGAGTTATCGCTTTTAAAACCTATGGTATTGCAAGGGCAGAATGGATTAAGCCAGAAGAGTAAGGAGGCGGGCAATGCTTCTTATTATTATTCGGCGACAAGGATAGAGACGAAGGGTTCGATAAAAATTGAAGGAAAGAATAATGAGGTTGAGGGTTCTTCGTGGTTAGACAGGGAGTGGAGTACGAGTGCTTTAGCAGATTATCAAAAGGGATGGGACTGGTTTTCGCTGCAGCTTGATAACAACGTAGAAATAATGTATTACCAGCTAAGGAATAAGGACGGGAGTGTTGATGAAACTAGCAAGGGTTCGATTGTATTTCCAGATGGAAAGAAGGAAAATATTAAAGCAAACGAAGTAGAACTGAAAGTAATAGATGAATGGAAGAATGCAGAGGGAAAAGTATATCCTTCAGGGTGGACGCTGAAAATTCCTTCGAGAGATATATCGCTGACGATAAGACCCGCGATTAAGAATCAGGAGCTTAACGTTACCGTAAAATACTGGGAGGGTTCTGTGATAATTGAGGGGACTTATTTAAAAGAAAAGATTACGGGAAGAGGATATACAGAGCTTACGGGGTACGAGGATTAG
- a CDS encoding DUF4440 domain-containing protein — MICPYCNKVIKNNEEKTVCFRCEIPHHKSCWEKYRGCSTPDCYENPSVKSKAENVGNKTLSEILEKINTPEIRSINQKQEIVQPDKSEPLEEFQEEFNTRYKEKLDFKFRRRVLLFSSIGVLSVLFIVSAVFTYIKLNEYYSSEDYPINQFMRTWETAWESRDIFRYRELLDKDYQYVDKGGKTVSYDERIKRVTKSFESVKNISVKVNDVKIEYDSVNKNYVNVKFNQTFTADKKEEKGIKTLRLFKSEETGNQWRVFREYYE, encoded by the coding sequence ATGATTTGTCCGTATTGCAATAAGGTTATTAAAAATAATGAGGAAAAGACCGTCTGCTTCCGCTGCGAGATTCCTCATCATAAATCTTGCTGGGAAAAGTACCGGGGATGCTCTACCCCCGATTGCTATGAAAATCCTTCAGTAAAATCTAAAGCCGAAAATGTCGGTAATAAAACTTTATCAGAAATTCTTGAAAAAATTAACACGCCGGAAATCCGCTCGATCAATCAAAAACAGGAAATAGTACAGCCTGATAAATCCGAGCCTTTGGAAGAGTTTCAGGAGGAATTTAATACACGTTACAAAGAAAAGCTCGACTTTAAATTCAGAAGAAGAGTTCTTCTCTTCTCAAGCATTGGTGTCCTTTCCGTGCTTTTCATCGTCTCCGCTGTATTTACATATATTAAACTCAACGAATATTATTCTTCCGAAGATTATCCCATCAATCAGTTTATGAGAACATGGGAAACAGCATGGGAAAGCCGAGATATCTTCCGTTATCGCGAACTTCTCGATAAAGATTATCAGTATGTTGATAAAGGCGGAAAAACCGTCTCCTACGATGAACGTATCAAAAGAGTTACAAAATCATTCGAATCCGTTAAAAATATTTCCGTAAAAGTAAACGATGTTAAAATTGAATACGATTCAGTTAACAAAAACTACGTAAACGTTAAATTTAATCAGACCTTTACCGCAGATAAAAAGGAAGAAAAAGGAATTAAAACACTGCGCCTCTTCAAAAGTGAAGAAACCGGCAATCAGTGGCGCGTCTTTCGCGAATACTACGAGTAA
- the alr gene encoding alanine racemase produces the protein MNPTRAEISLNKLEYNYNQIKKHLHKTNPKKDIKVCGVVKANAYGHGIREISQKLISLGADFLGVANYDEAIKLRTTIPDANILVFGTLIHSKLKPAAYVSKLLKYNLIATVASLDTAKFLDLYSGRLKKKFKVHIKIDTGMRRIGFDVKRAYKNIEQIFTYKNLDIEGIYTHFATAEIGDKAFAKTQLNQFKELLHLLKKAGMEFPIVHAANSGAILDIKDSLFDMVRPGLLLYGYYPSEEIKNKIELKPIMSLKSKVTYIKRLDKNTSISYGRKYFTKEKTFIGSIPIGYGDGYWRSLSSAGKVCINNEYFPIAGTITMDWLMVNLGKKSTVRTGDDVLLIGRENKNDLGADKIAKIAKSIPYEVLCSFADRVQRIYV, from the coding sequence TTGAATCCTACAAGAGCAGAAATATCGCTGAACAAACTTGAATACAATTACAATCAGATAAAGAAGCACTTACACAAAACAAATCCGAAAAAGGATATAAAGGTCTGCGGTGTTGTGAAGGCGAATGCATACGGACACGGAATAAGAGAAATAAGCCAGAAACTGATATCACTTGGGGCGGATTTTCTTGGAGTAGCAAACTATGATGAGGCGATAAAATTAAGAACAACAATACCAGATGCAAACATACTTGTCTTTGGAACACTAATACACTCTAAACTAAAGCCGGCGGCATACGTTTCAAAACTTTTAAAATATAACCTTATAGCGACAGTTGCTTCGCTTGACACGGCAAAATTTCTTGACTTATACTCGGGAAGGCTGAAAAAGAAATTCAAGGTTCACATAAAGATAGATACAGGAATGAGAAGAATAGGATTTGATGTGAAGAGAGCTTATAAAAATATTGAACAGATATTTACATACAAGAATCTTGATATAGAGGGAATTTACACACATTTTGCAACCGCAGAAATCGGCGACAAAGCATTTGCTAAAACACAGCTAAATCAATTCAAGGAGCTGCTTCATTTGCTAAAGAAGGCAGGAATGGAATTCCCTATCGTGCATGCGGCAAACAGCGGAGCGATACTGGATATTAAGGACTCATTATTTGATATGGTAAGACCAGGACTGCTGCTTTACGGATACTATCCATCGGAAGAGATTAAGAACAAGATAGAGCTGAAACCAATAATGAGTTTAAAATCTAAGGTCACTTATATAAAGAGACTGGATAAAAACACAAGCATATCATACGGGAGAAAATATTTTACAAAGGAAAAGACTTTTATTGGTTCTATTCCAATAGGTTACGGAGACGGTTACTGGCGTTCGCTTTCGAGTGCGGGAAAAGTTTGCATAAATAATGAATACTTTCCGATTGCCGGAACGATAACGATGGACTGGCTAATGGTAAATCTTGGAAAGAAAAGTACCGTGAGAACCGGTGATGACGTACTGCTGATAGGCAGAGAGAACAAGAACGATCTAGGTGCCGATAAGATAGCAAAGATAGCGAAGTCAATCCCGTATGAAGTACTGTGTTCGTTTGCGGACAGAGTGCAGAGAATTTATGTATAA